From a region of the Synchiropus splendidus isolate RoL2022-P1 chromosome 12, RoL_Sspl_1.0, whole genome shotgun sequence genome:
- the kcnk13b gene encoding potassium channel subfamily K member 13b isoform X1 codes for MALTHWCCCGSGLLNKNNLRLVLLTLFIIIYLMCGAVIFSALEQPKEQEAKLRWEQRLELFRLRSNLNRTEIDSFLQSYEEAMAVGIRVDALRPRWDFTGAFFFVVVMLSSIGFGMTTPATVSGKVFLMFYGLLGCSATILFFNLFLERVITVIAIVLKSCHERRQNKAVFPQSGGKFIEERGDVEGREETHPGWKPSVYCVMLILGAAAVLVSCCASLMYSAAEGWGYLDSLYFCFVAFSTIGFGDMVSSQRLVYEGQATTAYQLGNFLFILTGVCCIYSLFNVISIVIKQVLNWLLRRLEAPCRCCLSRKGPLSHRHPRRNVVAPGQMRSRRDPSIETDGINESETDTGRRMSGEMISIRDFLAANKVNLAIMQKQLSEMANGHPRPCGSSSRQNGFSGGVGALGIMNNRLAETSVDR; via the exons ATGGCATTGACACACTGGTGCTGTTGTGGTTCTGGCCTACTAAACAAGAATAATTTAAGACTGGTGTTGCTGacgctcttcatcatcatctaccTCATGTGCGGAGCCGTGATCTTCTCCGCACTGGAGCAGCCAAAGGAGCAGGAGGCAAAGCTGCGGTGGGAGCAGAGGTTGGAGCTCTTCAGGCTGAGGTCCAACCTGAACCGGACAGAGATCGACAGCTTTCTCCAGAGCTATGAAGAAGCCATGGCAGTGGGGATCCGAGTGGACGCCCTCAGGCCCAGATGGGACTTCACTGGAGCTTTCTTTTTCGTGGTGGTCATGCTGTCATCTATag GTTTTGGCATGACGACACCTGCGACCGTCAGTGGGAAGGTCTTCCTGATGTTCTACGGCCTCCTCGGCTGTTCCGCCACGATCCTCTTCTTCAACCTGTTTCTGGAGCGGGTCATCACCGTCATCGCCATCGTGCTCAAGTCCTGCCACGAGCGGCGGCAGAACAAAGCGGTGTTCCCGCAAAGCGGTGGGAAATTCATAGAGGAACGTGGAGACGTGGAGGGACGAGAAGAAACCCATCCCGGCTGGAAGCCGTCAGTCTACTGTGTGATGCTTATTCTGGGAGCCGCCGCCGTCCTGGTGTCCTGCTGTGCCTCCCTGATGTACTCAGCCGCCGAAGGCTGGGGTTACCTCGACTCGCTCTACTTCTGCTTCGTGGCCTTCAGCACCATAGGGTTTGGAGATATGGTCAGCAGCCAGCGGCTGGTGTACGAAGGCCAAGCCACCACGGCGTATCAACTGGGCAACTTCTTGTTCATCCTGACAGGCGTTTGCTGCATCTACTCCCTCTTCAACGTCATCTCCATCGTCATCAAGCAGGTCCTGAACTGGCTGCTCAGGAGACTTGAAGCCCCGTGTCGCTGCTGTTTATCGAGAAAGGGCCCCCTTTCTCACAGACATCCCCGTCGGAACGTGGTGGCCCCGGGACAGATGCGCTCCCGCAGAGACCCGTCTATTGAAACGGACGGCATCAACGAGAGTGAGACCGATACTGGTCGGAGGATGTCGGGAGAGATGATCTCCATTAGAGACTTTCTTGCTGCAAACAAG GTGAACTTAGCAATCATGCAGAAGCAGCTCTCAGAGATGGCCAACGGTCATCCTCGCCCCTGCGGCTCCAGCTCCCGTCAGAACGGTTTCTCCGGAGGAGTGGGAGCTCTTGGCATCATGAATAACCGGTTGGCGGAGACCAGCGTGGACAGATAA
- the kcnk13b gene encoding potassium channel subfamily K member 13b isoform X2, which produces MASKSGCCCASGPINEDNARFVLLALFIVVYLMCGAAVFSALEQPKEREAKQRWEQRLELFRQRYNLSRTEVNNFLRSYEEANVAGIRVDAIRPRWDLTGSFYFVGTVVSTIGFGMTTPATVSGKVFLMFYGLLGCSATILFFNLFLERVITVIAIVLKSCHERRQNKAVFPQSGGKFIEERGDVEGREETHPGWKPSVYCVMLILGAAAVLVSCCASLMYSAAEGWGYLDSLYFCFVAFSTIGFGDMVSSQRLVYEGQATTAYQLGNFLFILTGVCCIYSLFNVISIVIKQVLNWLLRRLEAPCRCCLSRKGPLSHRHPRRNVVAPGQMRSRRDPSIETDGINESETDTGRRMSGEMISIRDFLAANKVNLAIMQKQLSEMANGHPRPCGSSSRQNGFSGGVGALGIMNNRLAETSVDR; this is translated from the exons ATGGCATCCAAAAGCGGGTGCTGCTGCGCTTCTGGTCCAATAAACGAGGATAATGCGAGGTTCGTGTTGCTGGCGCTCTTCATCGTCGTCTACCTCATGTGCGGAGCCGCGGTCTTCTCCGCGCTGGAGCAGCCGAAGGAGCGCGAGGCGAAGCAACGGTGGGAGCAGAGGTTGGAGCTCTTCCGTCAGAGGTACAACCTGAGCAGGACAGAGGTCAACAACTTTCTCCGGAGCTACGAGGAGGCGAACGTGGCAGGGATCCGAGTGGACGCCATCCGGCCCCGATGGGACTTAACCGGCTCTTTTTATTTCGTCGGGACCGTGGTGTCGACCATCG GTTTTGGCATGACGACACCTGCGACCGTCAGTGGGAAGGTCTTCCTGATGTTCTACGGCCTCCTCGGCTGTTCCGCCACGATCCTCTTCTTCAACCTGTTTCTGGAGCGGGTCATCACCGTCATCGCCATCGTGCTCAAGTCCTGCCACGAGCGGCGGCAGAACAAAGCGGTGTTCCCGCAAAGCGGTGGGAAATTCATAGAGGAACGTGGAGACGTGGAGGGACGAGAAGAAACCCATCCCGGCTGGAAGCCGTCAGTCTACTGTGTGATGCTTATTCTGGGAGCCGCCGCCGTCCTGGTGTCCTGCTGTGCCTCCCTGATGTACTCAGCCGCCGAAGGCTGGGGTTACCTCGACTCGCTCTACTTCTGCTTCGTGGCCTTCAGCACCATAGGGTTTGGAGATATGGTCAGCAGCCAGCGGCTGGTGTACGAAGGCCAAGCCACCACGGCGTATCAACTGGGCAACTTCTTGTTCATCCTGACAGGCGTTTGCTGCATCTACTCCCTCTTCAACGTCATCTCCATCGTCATCAAGCAGGTCCTGAACTGGCTGCTCAGGAGACTTGAAGCCCCGTGTCGCTGCTGTTTATCGAGAAAGGGCCCCCTTTCTCACAGACATCCCCGTCGGAACGTGGTGGCCCCGGGACAGATGCGCTCCCGCAGAGACCCGTCTATTGAAACGGACGGCATCAACGAGAGTGAGACCGATACTGGTCGGAGGATGTCGGGAGAGATGATCTCCATTAGAGACTTTCTTGCTGCAAACAAG GTGAACTTAGCAATCATGCAGAAGCAGCTCTCAGAGATGGCCAACGGTCATCCTCGCCCCTGCGGCTCCAGCTCCCGTCAGAACGGTTTCTCCGGAGGAGTGGGAGCTCTTGGCATCATGAATAACCGGTTGGCGGAGACCAGCGTGGACAGATAA